A stretch of Hydrogenothermus marinus DNA encodes these proteins:
- the hypB gene encoding hydrogenase nickel incorporation protein HypB gives MCKDCGCSITDHHHEHNYQSYNENHIHNNPTLEDKKTVEVLTKILDANDKQAESNRKHFDENKILAINLMSSPGAGKTTLLEKTIETLKDEIKIGVIEGDLETNKDAERIKAKGVPAYQITTGQACHLDAFMVHDGLHHLPLEKLDLVFVENVGNLVCPASYDIGTHFNVVLLSVPEGDDKPAKYPVMFRSADLVIITKIDLIEHFDFDINKAVEESRKLNPKVDIILLSTKTGEGFENWINFIKMKLNLRNFKNIQRGKQLSESL, from the coding sequence ATGTGCAAAGATTGTGGTTGTTCTATAACCGATCATCACCATGAACATAATTATCAGAGTTATAATGAAAATCACATACATAATAATCCTACTCTTGAAGATAAAAAAACTGTAGAAGTTTTAACAAAAATTTTAGATGCAAATGATAAGCAAGCTGAAAGCAATAGAAAACATTTTGATGAAAATAAAATTCTTGCTATAAATCTTATGAGTTCTCCAGGTGCAGGAAAAACAACATTACTTGAAAAAACTATAGAGACTTTAAAAGATGAAATTAAAATTGGAGTTATAGAAGGTGATCTTGAAACAAACAAAGATGCTGAAAGAATTAAAGCAAAAGGGGTACCTGCTTATCAAATAACAACAGGCCAAGCTTGCCATTTAGATGCTTTTATGGTTCACGATGGTTTACATCATTTGCCATTAGAAAAACTTGATTTAGTTTTTGTTGAAAATGTTGGGAATCTAGTTTGTCCTGCTTCATATGATATAGGTACACATTTCAATGTTGTTTTACTTTCTGTACCAGAAGGAGATGATAAACCTGCTAAATATCCAGTAATGTTTAGAAGTGCTGATTTAGTTATTATTACTAAAATAGATTTAATTGAACATTTTGATTTTGATATAAACAAAGCAGTAGAAGAGTCAAGAAAATTAAATCCAAAGGTAGATATAATTTTATTGTCAACAAAAACTGGAGAAGGCTTTGAAAATTGGATTAATTTTATTAAAATGAAATTAAATCTTAGAAATTTTAAAAATATACAAAGAGGTAAGCAATTAAGTGAAAGTCTCTAA